A genomic segment from Carcharodon carcharias isolate sCarCar2 chromosome 36 unlocalized genomic scaffold, sCarCar2.pri SUPER_36_unloc_26, whole genome shotgun sequence encodes:
- the LOC121274444 gene encoding nuclear receptor ROR-alpha A-like, translating into PAAQIEIIPCKICGDKSSGIHYGVITCEGCKGFFRRSQQNSITYTCSRQQNCPIDRASRNRCQHCRLHKCLELGMSRDAVKFGRMSKKQRDSLHAEVQKHRMQQQQPGKAEAAVQAYAPAASAQGPAKPAQDPFPTRHSPGTGKPGLGGQGCCPAEAGSSPGQQGLQLSDMKHRPLAPNPGAGDFILRPSFARLHGSAPPSGTQLDHVIQNIVKSHRETCQFLPEQLQTLRWKIFSQTEVEAYQRKSTEEMWQKCAHSITDAIQYVVEFAKRIEGFMELCQNDQIVLLKAGSLEVVLLRMCQAFNPGNNTVFFEGKYAGPELFHALGCEDLTSSVFEFSHGMCSLRLSEPELALFSAMVLISSDRMWLQERYKVEKLQTDIQLALKHVLQRNRHDTVLAKLPLKVMSLRSLCGRHAEKLRIFCLTHPLVAHSIFPPLYKELFTLESEHSAPFDL; encoded by the exons cctgcagcACAAATCGAAATCATTCCATGTAAAATCTGCGGAGACAAATCCTCTGGGATCCATTATGGAGTCATAACCTGTGAAGGCTGCAAG ggtttCTTCAGGAGGAGCCAGCAGAACAGCATCACCTACACCTGCTCCCGGCAGCAGAACTGCCCGATCGACCGTGCCAGCCGCAATCGGTGCCAGCACTGCCGGCTGCACAAGTGCCTCGAGCTGGGCATGTcccgggatg CTGTCAAGTTTGGGCGTATGTCAAAGAAGCAGAGAGACAGCCTGCACGCTGAGGTACAGAAGCACcggatgcagcagcagcaaccaggCAAGGCCGAGGCTGCGGTTCAGGCCTACGCCCCCGCTGCTTCCGCCCAGGGACCGGCCAAGCCCGCCCAGGACCCCTTCCCCACCCGGCACAGCCCCGGCACCGGCAAGCCGGGGCTTGGGGGTCAGGGCTGCTGCCCCGCGGAAGCAGGATCCTCCCCGGGTCAGCAGGGGCTACAGCTGAGTGACATGAAGCACCGTCCCCTCGCCCCGAACCCGGGGGCCGGGGACTTCATCCTGAGGCCCAGCTTCGCCCGGCTCCACGGCTCAGCACCACCGTCCGGCACTCAGCTCG atcACGTGATACAGAACATTGTGAAGTCACACCGGGAGACATGCCAATTCCTACCTGAGCAGCTCCAGACCCTGCGCTGGAAGATATTCTCACAGACCGAGGTTGAAGCCTACCAGAGGAAG TCCACGGAGGAGATGTGGCAGAAGTGCGCCCACAGTATCACGGATGCCATCCAGTACGTGGTGGAGTTCGCCAAGCGGATCGAGGGATTCATGGAGCTGTGTCAGAATGACCAGATCGTGCTACTCAAAGCGG GCTCCCTGGAGGTGGTGCTTTTGCGAATGTGCCAAGCTTTTAATCCCGGCAACAACACAGTCTTCTTCGAGGGGAAGTACGCGGGGCCTGAGCTCTTCCACGCTCTAG GCTGTGAAGATTTGACCAGCTCTGTGTTTGAGTTTTCACACGGCATGTGTTCACTGCGCCTCTCTGAACCGGAGCTGGCACTCTTCTCTGCAATGGTGCTCATATCCTCAG ACCGGATGTGGCTCCAGGAGAGGTACAAAGTGGAGAAGCTGCAGACCGATATCCAGCTGGCGCTGAAACACGTCCTCCAGAGGAACCGCCATGACACCGTGCTGGCCAAG CTGCCGCTGAAAGTGATGTCCCTGCGGAGTCTGTGCGGGAGACATGCCGAGAAACTGAGGATCTTCTGTCTCACCCACCCGCTGGTCGCCCACTCCATCTTCCCCCCCCTCTACAAGGAACTCTTCACCTTGGAGTCCGAGCACTCCGCACCCTTTGACCTGTaa